Proteins found in one Campylobacter canadensis genomic segment:
- the ruvC gene encoding crossover junction endodeoxyribonuclease RuvC has translation MKIIGFDPGTRFCGYCVLEKNQKISLIEAGLIKFKSKELIDNILELNEALELIFKNYPEAKIAIENIFFAYNPQSVLKLAQFRGALILKTLQTYGNFSEYTALQVKKTITGKAKADKNQVAFMVKKLLGINKEIKPLDITDAIAVALTHSYNLR, from the coding sequence TTGAAAATTATAGGATTTGACCCAGGTACAAGGTTTTGTGGTTATTGTGTTTTAGAAAAAAATCAAAAGATTTCACTAATAGAAGCAGGATTAATTAAATTTAAAAGTAAAGAATTAATTGATAATATTTTAGAATTAAATGAAGCATTAGAGCTTATTTTTAAAAATTATCCAGAAGCAAAAATTGCAATTGAAAATATATTTTTTGCATATAATCCACAAAGCGTTTTAAAATTAGCACAATTTAGAGGAGCTTTAATATTAAAAACCTTGCAAACTTATGGAAATTTTAGTGAATATACAGCCTTGCAAGTTAAAAAAACAATTACAGGAAAGGCAAAAGCAGATAAAAATCAAGTGGCTTTTATGGTAAAAAAATTATTAGGAATTAATAAAGAAATAAAACCACTTGATATAACAGATGCAATTGCAGTTGCATTAACTCATAGTTATAATTTACGCTAA